A stretch of the Rosa rugosa chromosome 5, drRosRugo1.1, whole genome shotgun sequence genome encodes the following:
- the LOC133709649 gene encoding UDP-glycosyltransferase 89A2-like, with product MSISGDQTHRHPHILVYPYPAQGHMLPLLDLTNQLALRALTITIVITPKNLPTLTPLLSAHPSIQTLVLPFPSHPKIPPGVENVKDIGTHGNLAVINALANLHDPIIQWFESHPNPPVALMSDFFLGYTLRLADHLKIPRITFFSSGAFLASIQEYCWRNLDLVQSSSVIDFPSVPRSPSLKKEHVPSIVLAHRGTDPESELLRVSMLANTDSWGCVFNTFQDLEGEYLDHLKRRMGHNRVYSVGPLSLIGAGDGGLDRGNLNTGSGGDLMAWLDGCPDGSVLYVCFGSQKLLNSKQMEALASGLERSGVRFVWAVKTGSAQEAKDGYGVVPEGFEERVAGRGWLVKGWAPQVLILGHRAVGGFVSHCGWNSVLEAIVGGVLILGWPMEADQYVNVKLLVEDMGVAIQVCEGASGVPDPAQLGKVIAESLSGDSAEKVRAKELRDKAFVAVRDGGSSSKDLDELVKQLSQL from the coding sequence ATGTCGATCTCCGGCGACCAAACCCACCGCCACCCTCACATCCTAGTCTACCCTTACCCTGCACAAGGCCACATGCTACCACTCCTCGACCTAACCAACCAACTAGCCCTCCGCGCCCTCACCATAACAATCGTCATCACCCCCAAAAACCTCCCAACCCTCACACCACTCCTCTCCGCCCACCCCTCAATCCAAACCCTCGTCCTCCCATTTCCTTCACACCCCAAAATACCCCCCGGCGTCGAAAACGTCAAGGACATCGGCACCCACGGCAACCTCGCCGTCATCAACGCCCTCGCCAACCTCCACGACCCGATCATCCAGTGGTTCGAGTCCCACCCTAACCCCCCTGTTGCTCTCATGTCAGACTTCTTTCTCGGCTACACTCTCCGCCTCGCTGACCACCTCAAAATCCCGAGAATAACCTTCTTCTCGTCCGGAGCTTTCTTGGCTTCGATTCAAGAGTACTGTTGGCGGAACCTAGACCTGGTCCAGTCGTCGTCGGTTATTGACTTCCCCTCTGTTCCTCGGTCGCCCTCATTGAAAAAGGAGCACGTGCCGTCGATTGTGTTGGCTCACAGAGGAACGGATCCCGAGTCTGAGCTCCTGAGGGTTTCCATGCTTGCCAATACCGACAGTTGGGGCTGTGTTTTCAATACCTTTCAGGACTTGGAGGGTGAGTATTTGGATCACTTGAAGAGAAGAATGGGCCACAACCGGGTTTACAGTGTCGGCCCATTGAGTCTGATTGGTGCCGGAGATGGTGGTTTGGATCGGGGAAACCTGAACACGGGTTCCGGTGGCGATTTAATGGCGTGGCTTGACGGGTGTCCTGATGGGTCTGTGCTGTACGTTTGTTTTGGGAGTCAAAAATTGTTGAATAGTAAACAAATGGAGGCGTTGGCTAGTGGGCTCGAGAGGAGCGGGGTGAGATTTGTGTGGGCTGTGAAGACGGGCTCGGCCCAAGAAGCAAAGGACGGGTACGGTGTTGTGCCCGAGGGGTTTGAGGAGCGGGTTGCCGGGCGGGGCTGGCTGGTGAAAGGTTGGGCGCCGCAGGTGTTGATATTGGGTCACCGGGCCGTGGGCGGATTCGTGAGCCATTGCGGGTGGAATTCAGTGCTCGAAGCGATAGTGGGTGGGGTTTTGATATTGGGCTGGCCCATGGAGGCGGACCAGTATGTGAATGTCAAGCTGTTGGTGGAGGACATGGGTGTGGCCATACAAGTGTGCGAGGGTGCGAGCGGTGTACCCGACCCGGCCCAATTAGGAAAGGTGATTGCCGAGTCACTAAGCGGCGACTCGGCTGAAAAGGTGAGGGCAAAGGAGCTGAGGGACAAGGCATTTGTCGCTGTGAGAGATGGTGGTAGCTCTTCAAAAGATTTGGATGAGCTTGTGAAACAGTTGAGCCAACTTTGA
- the LOC133711118 gene encoding uncharacterized protein LOC133711118 yields MGPVKCAYLALLLFLSAACLWKTSDAHSPRQLEGNAAVTRIQAVSTVNGDHIQMVSPPDIATKENRLGGRKLAVQKVKAVNGATAVRSSNQLEGNCGGDQVKQGSHVECNQQSGTGFEGVDESGFVAFNEDYHAPRHHPPKNN; encoded by the exons ATGGGTCCTGTGAAGTGTGCTTACTTAGCACTGCTGCTGTTTCTCTCTGCTGCATGCCTGTGGAAGACCTCCGACGCACATTCCCCTCGTCAATTAG AGGGGAATGCTGCTGTGACAAGAATTCAAGCTGTTTCGACCGTAAAT GGAGATCATATTCAAATGGTCAGTCCTCCTGATATTGCTACCAAGGAGAACAGGCTAGGAGGAAGGAAACTGGCGGTTCAGAAAGTTAAAGCGGTGAATGGTGCGACTGCTGTAAGGAGCTCAAACCAGCTTGAAGGGAACTGTGGTGGTGATCAAGTGAAGCAGGGTAGTCATGTAGAGTGTAACCAACAAAGTGGTACTGGATTTGAGGGAGTTGATGAGTCTGGTTTTGTAGCTTTTAATGAGGATTACCATGCTCCAAGGCACCACCCGCCTAAGAACAACTAA